The nucleotide sequence GCGCGGGGCGGCGGAAGCCGCTTCCGGGGGCCGCCGGTGCCGAGCTCTGCGGTGCGCCGCGTGTGTGTgggtgctctgtgtgtgtgtcacggccagcagggctgcaatAAAGCCGCCGAGCCGGTCCGAGCCgcgcctcgcctcgcctcgctTCTCTCTTTCGCGCCGTTCCCCGCCTCGCGCGCTCCTCGGCGTCATCGTTGTGCGCCCGGCGGCGACGGCGCGCGCGCGCGCTCCCGAGCCCGCCCCGCGCGGGGTGGGGGCGGCGCGCGTGCGCGGCGGGAGCGGGGCCTCGGCCGCGCGTGGGCACGCGGCAGGTACCggtggagggaagggggggcggggggcggggaggggtgTGAGTTGCTGGGGGGCCCGGGCCCGGCGCGGGGGGAGCGAGGGCAGCGCCGCGCCGGAGCCGGCACTCGCCGAGCGGGAGCGCCTAGGGGCCGCCGGTAGGGGCCCGGTGGTTCGCAGTGCGGTGGGTGTTGCCGGAGTCTGTCTCCCGCCGCCGGGACGCTCTGGTCAGCCGGAGCTCACCGTGGGTGCGGCGGCAGCCCGCTGCGGAGCGTGGTGCGCCGCGGGTGTCCCCGGGGCTGTGCCGTCCCGAGGCTGGAAAGGAGACAGATGCCGTCGGGGAGCGCAGCAAGCCGAGGTCCGAGTGCAGGCGGCGGATAAACGGCAGCCTCGGGCGAGGCGCTGCGGCGGGGGGTAACGGTTTGTGTGCCCCCCGCAGGTGATGAGAGGATGAccatggctcaggctggagccgTAGTCGCAGCTGCCACCGGACTCCTCATCTTCTTCCTGTACGCCTCCATCCACAAAGTTGAGGAGGGGCACCTGGCTGTGTACTACAGGTACGGTCCGGTACCTGCCGCTGCCTCCGCAGCTTCTCGAGGCTTCCTTAAGTTTCGGTGTCTCCGGAGAACCTCATCCCTGGCCCCACTTCGCCTCGGGAGGTGACTGCTCTCCGCTCCGAGGTGGGCAGAGCGGTCGTGGTGGTGCTCTCTGCATTAGGAGTGCTGCGGGCCTGGGTGCTCTGGCTCTGTGCAGAACTCCTAGGAGTCTGGCTCTTCTGgatcctcagctgcttttcccttcccccttccccccctctctctttcccccttccccccccctctctttctgAGCTGCCATTTACATTTCAAAGCTCAGAGTGCTAAGTTCTTCCTCTGTCCAGGCTTTTCATGGCTGTTGATCCCTCCTTCTCCCATCGAGGGCTGTCACCCCTGGCTGTGGGCTGAGCCTCACTTCGTGGGGCTTGCTGGCTGCCCTGAGTCACATCTGTAGAACATCTGCTTGTCAGGCTGGAGGCTGACACACCATCACCAAGAGTCATTCCTTTACCAGAGTCTGCTTCAAGTCTGAGTGGAAGGAGCATAGACATTCATCAGGAGCTTTTCTGCagttttgtgctgctgctgctgtgtttctgctctgtttctccTCCCCTTGCACTTGCCACTGTGGGCCCCCTCCCTGGTtgcactgctctgcccttcACTTGAGAGCAGGCCCTGGTGGGATGCTGCAGGAGCCCTCTCTGCACTAGGAGCATTGCTTGCTTAGAGCTCTCCTTGCCTCTCAGCCACCTGCTGGCTCTGGGGGTTTTCTTTGTGCCTTGGGGGAAGACCTGTGCTGAGGGCCTTGTGGAAAGCCGCCCTGGCAGCATCATATCAACTGCTGGCTTCTTCCATGGTTACCAGTGAACTGTTTAGGGAGGAGAATCTGTGCTCCTGAAGCTCTCTGTAGTGCTGCAAGGATGGGAGGCTGTAGCACCACCTGCCCTCTCTGAGAGGTCATTGCCCACCAGGGCTCAGGAGAATGCttgtggagctgcaggaagCATCTCTCCAGGTCAGGCTTTTAGCAGGAGGACAAGTTTGGTGCAGGTGGTTGGTGAGTAGTGGCAATTTGTCCTGCCACAGCAGAGACCCCTGGCAGGTTAAAGGGAGTCAGTGTTCCCAGACAGCACTTCACTGTTCTTGCAGTTGCTTGAGCCTCTTCCccacttccctctctctccataGGGGTGGAGCACTGTTAACTAGTCCCAGTGGGCCAGGCTACCACATCATGCTGCCCTTCATCACCACCTTCAAATCTGTGCAGGTCAGTAGCCTCTCATCCTGGAAGTGGGGGAGTGGGAACAGATCTGGGTGGGGAAGTTGCTGGCTGGGGGTGACTTGGGCCAATGGTTTTGGCAGGGGGAGCTGAGGAACAGTTCCTAGGAGGATGTGGCTTTGCtggtcatggtagtgttgggttgacacTTGGGcttgataatcttagaggtcttttgcaattTTAAtgattacaggaaagatctggaggtgctgagagagaaggaccaggaggaggagcagagggctggagctgctctgctctgcagacagcctgagagagttggggttgtgcaggctggagaggagaaggctcccaggagaccttctggtggccttgcagcatctgaagggggctccaagaaagctggggagggactttggagggtgtgagggagggagaggagtgggggggatggagcaaaagtagaagtggggagctggagattggctgtgaggaagaagttgttggccaggagggtggtgagagcctggcagaggttgcccagggaggtggtggaagcctcatccctggaggtgtttgcagccaggctggaggtggctgtgagcaacctgctggagtgtgaggtgtccctgcccatggcagggggttgggactggctgagccttgagctcccttccaaccctggcagttctgtggttctattaAGCCCTTAGTTCCTTCTGCCTGAGGTACCAAACCCACTGTGCTCTGGGACTTGTCCTTTTGGTTCAGTCCCCACAAGGTGGCCATGCATTGCCTGGGGCAGGGGACAGCTTGctctgggagggaggaaggggaagggatggagggagagagggagggagggagggctgcCTTTGTGGTCCTCATTGTTTCCtaggagagctgcaggagatgagagccacaggatcacagaaggttaggggttggaagggttctTGAAAGTTGATCCAggtcaacccccctgccagagcagtgttCCTATGATGCCCCTGtgaacacacaggaacacatccagggggggtttgaatatctccagagagggaaactctacaacccccctgggcagcctgctccagggctctgtcatcctcacagggaaaataatTTCCCTCCGGTTTCCATGGAAGTAGGGAGATGAGCAGGACTACCTTTCTGTCCTGCAAAAGACAATGTGGAAACTGtcctgccctcccctgcagaagtcagggggcaggcagggaccCTGGGTttggctccatgtccctctgtaATGGCTGTGGGAGACTGGGGATTGCAGAGCCTTCTGGGAATTGAGTTTGCTGTCTTCTCGTTTCAGACCACGCTGCAGACTGATGAAGTGAAGAATGTGCCCTGTGGGACCAGGTATGGTTGttcctttctgtttctcctggTGCTGAGCACATGCAGCCTGCTGCATGGTGTGCAGCCTGCCACTCACAGTGCTGGGGCAACAGAGACTAAGGCACACACCTGAGAGTTAGtccccaaacaaaacagcagcagagggtATGTTGCCTCTCCTGCCATGGTGACCTGCAGCCAAGCATGagatggagctgtgctgtgctgataGTGCCTCACCTGTGGGGTTAGGAGGTGGATATGTGGCTGTGTatgtgagggctggggggcaggaaggaatgaTCTGGTAAAAAACAAgttctgcctggcacagcaatgtgccctgggggccaagaaggccaagggggtcctgggctgcatgcagcagagtgtggccagcagagccagggaggttctcctccccctctgctctcctctgccctgctgaggccacagctggaatattgcagccagttgtgggctccccaggtcaggagggacagggatctgctgcagagaggccaagggagggctgcaaggctgctgaagggcctggagcagtgcctggggaggagaggctgagagccctggggctgttcagtctgcagagcagaaggctgagagggatctgctcaatgtctgtcaagagctgagggctggggggcaggaaggaaggcacagggacagcctctgctcacttgtgccctggcataggccaaggggcaagggatggaaactgcagcccaggaggttgcagctcaccaggaggaggaacttcttgagtgggagggtgccagagccctggagcaggctgcccagagaggttgtggagtctccttgtgtggagcctttgcagccctgtctggatgtgttcctgtgtgccctgtgctggattctctgctcctgctctggcaggggcttggactggaagctctccagagctccctcccaacccctcacctcctgtgagcctgtaTGGAAGGAGTGTTCTTGCTCCCCTGGAGCTGGTGTTCAGAGGGGATTTGCCCTGGCAGTGACAGCCTTTTGATTTTTCTTGGGGTTTTCCCTCAGTTACTCTCTCAGACCATTGCTTGGGCCTCagtctgctctctgctttgtgctgtttctgtgctgAAGTTTTTGGCTGGTGGAAGTGTTGATCCCAGCAGTGGGTAAAAGTAAAGGGTGAGTGAAAATcctcctgctgggagctggttCATTTCAAAAGCAGCTCAAGGAAATTAGTCTCCTGGAATTGTTTGGGAGGATCCAGATGAGGCTACTAAGATGATCCAAGAGGTGGaaacctctctgctgtgagggcaaAGCTGAGGTTGCACAGCCTAGAGGAGGCTTCAGAGCTGTCTCCCAGTATTTGGAGGGGGCTccaggggagctggagagggactttggacaaaggctcttagtg is from Indicator indicator isolate 239-I01 unplaced genomic scaffold, UM_Iind_1.1 iindUn_scaffold_96, whole genome shotgun sequence and encodes:
- the LOC128980272 gene encoding erlin-1-like encodes the protein MAQAGAVVAAATGLLIFFLYASIHKVEEGHLAVYYRGGALLTSPSGPGYHIMLPFITTFKSVQTTLQTDEVKNVPCGTSGGVMIYIDRIEVVNKLAPSA